A stretch of Equus przewalskii isolate Varuska chromosome 11, EquPr2, whole genome shotgun sequence DNA encodes these proteins:
- the CD6 gene encoding T-cell differentiation antigen CD6 isoform X1: protein MAPDMWFFLVIAGWLMPTLSGDPSPTPSGLPNTSSAQSQTLEPGALLRVRLANGSSRCSGTVEVRLGTAWEPVCGAPWDRRAAEAVCRALGCGRPGATVQPATLPPELPPGPAAGNASGAPNATQAPAPAVLCNGTEWRLCEVVEGACSSDARPAQVTCSENPELRLVDGGSPCAGRVEMLEDGQWGSVCDDTWDLEDAHVVCRQLSCGWAIQALPGLHFAPGQGPIHRDQVNCSGAESYLQDCPGQPGHGYCGHKEDAGVVCSEHQSWRLTGGTDSCEGQVEVHFHGVWNTVCDSEWYSEEATVLCRALGCGTAAARVPKGLPHSLSGRMYYSCEGTEPTLSDCFWRFNNSNLCRQSQAARVLCSGSRSLLNLSSSEAPTSVQPLTVESSVMVNTEDWESRELMLLILCIVLGVLLLGSFITIAFIFLKVKGKYALPVMANHEHLPTTTPAGINSYQDVPVTISTKEVPNLPVQVQNPPPEDSDSSLDSDYEPYDFSAQPPVALTTFYNSQRHRPTDEEIQQSRFQMPPLEEGLEEMHASQVPPANSGHCIADAPSLGPQHHPRTKSGSSTSSGEGYCNNPSGRLPLWNPQAFSAEKTPFLEPPPNLELAGSQTTFSAGRSADDSSSTSSGEWYQNFQPPPQPPPKEQLEYPAPPSPQSESTSEDYDDIGAA from the exons GTGACCCGTCTCCAACTCCATCTGGCCTGCCCAACACCAGCAGTGCACAGAGCCAGACCTTGGAGCCAG GGGCGCTGCTCCGGGTCCGCCTGGCGAACGGGAGCAGCCGCTGCAGCGGGACGGTGGAGGTGAGGCTCGGGACGGCCTGGGAGCCCGTGTGCGGGGCGCCCTGGGACCGGCGCGCCGCCGAGGCCGTGTGCCGCGCGCTGGGCTGCGGCCGCCCGGGCGCGACCGTGCAGCCCGCAACGCTCCCCCCGGAGCTGCCGCCAGGTCCCGCCGCGGGCAACGCCAGCGGGGCCCCGAACGCCACGCAGGCCCCGGCGCCCGCCGTCCTGTGCAACGGCACCGAGTGGAGGCTTTGCGAGGTGGTGGAGGGAGCGTGCAGCAGCGACGCGAGGCCGGCCCAGGTCACCTGCTCAG AGAACCCTGAGCTGCGGTTAGTGGACGGTGGCAGCCCGTGTGCGGGCCGCGTGGAGATGCTGGAGGATGGCCAATGGGGTTCGGTGTGCGACGACACGTGGGACCTGGAGGATGCCCACGTGGTGTGCCGGCAACTAAGCTGCGGCTGGGCTATCCAGGCCCTGCCTGGCCTGCACTTTGCCCCTGGCCAAGGACCCATCCACCGGGACCAGGTGAACTGCTCCGGGGCCGAGAGTTACCTGCAGGACTGCCCGGGGCAGCCAGGACACGGCTACTGTGGCCACAAGGAGGATGCTGGCGTGGTGTGCTCAG AGCACCAGTCCTGGCGCCTGACCGGGGGCACTGACTCCTGCGAGGGGCAGGTGGAGGTCCACTTCCACGGGGTCTGGAACACAGTGTGTGACAGTGAGTGGTACTCAGAGGAGGCCACAGTGCTCTGCCGGGCCTTGGGCTGTGGGACCGCGGCGGCCAGAGTGCCCAAGGGGCTGCCTCACTCGCTGTCGGGCAGGATGTACTACTCGTGCGAGGGCACGGAGCCCACCCTCTCCGACTGTTTCTGGCGGTTCAACAACTCCAACCTCTGCAGGCAGTCGCAGGCAGCCAGGGTCCTCTGCTCAG GTTCCCGGAGTTTGCTCAATCTGTCTTCTTCTGAGGCCCCTACGAGTGTTCAGCCGCTCACTGTAG AATCTTCTGTGATGGTGAACACAGAGGACTGGGAATCTCGGGAGCTAATGCTCCTCATCCTCTGCATCGTTCTGGGAGTTCTCCTTCTTGGCTCATTCATCACCATAGCCTTCATCTTCTTgaaagttaaaggaaaatatg ccctcccCGTTATGGCGAACCATGAGCATCTACCCACCACCACCCCAGCCGGGATCAATAGTTATCAAGATGTCCCCGTCACCATCTCCACCAAAGAAG TTCCCAATCTGCCCGTCCAGGTCCAGAACCCGCCCCCCGAGGACTCGGACTCCAGCTTGGACTCAGACTATGAACCCTATGACTTCAGCGCCCAGCCTCCCGTGGCCCTGACTACCTTCTACA ACTCCCAGCGGCACCGGCCCACAGATGAGGAGATCCAGCAGAGCAGGTTCCAGATGCCCCCCTTGGAGGAAG GACTTGAAGAGATGCATGCCTCCCAGGTCCCCCCTGCCAACTCTGGACACTGCATCGCCGACgccccctccctgggccctcAGCACCACCCGAGGACCAAGAGTGGGTCCAGCACATCCTCGGGGGAGGGCTACTGCAATAACCCCAGCGGCAGGCTGCCTCTGTGGAACCCTCAGGCGTTTTCTGCAGAGAAGACCCCCTTCCTGGAGCCGCCCCCCAACTTGGAGCTGGCGGGCTCCCAGACTACTTTTTCGG CAGGGCGCTCGGCGGATGACAGCTCCAGCACCTCCTCTGGGGAGTGGTACCAGAACTTCCAGCCGccgccccagccccctcccaaggAGCAGTTGGAGTATCCAG CGCCCCCCAGTCCCCAGTCTGAATCCACCAGCGAAGACTACGATGACATCGGAGCAGCCTAG
- the CD6 gene encoding T-cell differentiation antigen CD6 isoform X2 has translation MAPDMWFFLVIAGWLMPTLSGDPSPTPSGLPNTSSAQSQTLEPGALLRVRLANGSSRCSGTVEVRLGTAWEPVCGAPWDRRAAEAVCRALGCGRPGATVQPATLPPELPPGPAAGNASGAPNATQAPAPAVLCNGTEWRLCEVVEGACSSDARPAQVTCSENPELRLVDGGSPCAGRVEMLEDGQWGSVCDDTWDLEDAHVVCRQLSCGWAIQALPGLHFAPGQGPIHRDQVNCSGAESYLQDCPGQPGHGYCGHKEDAGVVCSEHQSWRLTGGTDSCEGQVEVHFHGVWNTVCDSEWYSEEATVLCRALGCGTAAARVPKGLPHSLSGRMYYSCEGTEPTLSDCFWRFNNSNLCRQSQAARVLCSGSRSLLNLSSSEAPTSVQPLTVESSVMVNTEDWESRELMLLILCIVLGVLLLGSFITIAFIFLKVKGKYALPVMANHEHLPTTTPAGINSYQDVPVTISTKEVPNLPVQVQNPPPEDSDSSLDSDYEPYDFSAQPPVALTTFYNSQRHRPTDEEIQQSRFQMPPLEEGLEEMHASQVPPANSGHCIADAPSLGPQHHPRTKSGSSTSSGEGYCNNPSGRLPLWNPQAFSAEKTPFLEPPPNLELAGSQTTFSGRSADDSSSTSSGEWYQNFQPPPQPPPKEQLEYPAPPSPQSESTSEDYDDIGAA, from the exons GTGACCCGTCTCCAACTCCATCTGGCCTGCCCAACACCAGCAGTGCACAGAGCCAGACCTTGGAGCCAG GGGCGCTGCTCCGGGTCCGCCTGGCGAACGGGAGCAGCCGCTGCAGCGGGACGGTGGAGGTGAGGCTCGGGACGGCCTGGGAGCCCGTGTGCGGGGCGCCCTGGGACCGGCGCGCCGCCGAGGCCGTGTGCCGCGCGCTGGGCTGCGGCCGCCCGGGCGCGACCGTGCAGCCCGCAACGCTCCCCCCGGAGCTGCCGCCAGGTCCCGCCGCGGGCAACGCCAGCGGGGCCCCGAACGCCACGCAGGCCCCGGCGCCCGCCGTCCTGTGCAACGGCACCGAGTGGAGGCTTTGCGAGGTGGTGGAGGGAGCGTGCAGCAGCGACGCGAGGCCGGCCCAGGTCACCTGCTCAG AGAACCCTGAGCTGCGGTTAGTGGACGGTGGCAGCCCGTGTGCGGGCCGCGTGGAGATGCTGGAGGATGGCCAATGGGGTTCGGTGTGCGACGACACGTGGGACCTGGAGGATGCCCACGTGGTGTGCCGGCAACTAAGCTGCGGCTGGGCTATCCAGGCCCTGCCTGGCCTGCACTTTGCCCCTGGCCAAGGACCCATCCACCGGGACCAGGTGAACTGCTCCGGGGCCGAGAGTTACCTGCAGGACTGCCCGGGGCAGCCAGGACACGGCTACTGTGGCCACAAGGAGGATGCTGGCGTGGTGTGCTCAG AGCACCAGTCCTGGCGCCTGACCGGGGGCACTGACTCCTGCGAGGGGCAGGTGGAGGTCCACTTCCACGGGGTCTGGAACACAGTGTGTGACAGTGAGTGGTACTCAGAGGAGGCCACAGTGCTCTGCCGGGCCTTGGGCTGTGGGACCGCGGCGGCCAGAGTGCCCAAGGGGCTGCCTCACTCGCTGTCGGGCAGGATGTACTACTCGTGCGAGGGCACGGAGCCCACCCTCTCCGACTGTTTCTGGCGGTTCAACAACTCCAACCTCTGCAGGCAGTCGCAGGCAGCCAGGGTCCTCTGCTCAG GTTCCCGGAGTTTGCTCAATCTGTCTTCTTCTGAGGCCCCTACGAGTGTTCAGCCGCTCACTGTAG AATCTTCTGTGATGGTGAACACAGAGGACTGGGAATCTCGGGAGCTAATGCTCCTCATCCTCTGCATCGTTCTGGGAGTTCTCCTTCTTGGCTCATTCATCACCATAGCCTTCATCTTCTTgaaagttaaaggaaaatatg ccctcccCGTTATGGCGAACCATGAGCATCTACCCACCACCACCCCAGCCGGGATCAATAGTTATCAAGATGTCCCCGTCACCATCTCCACCAAAGAAG TTCCCAATCTGCCCGTCCAGGTCCAGAACCCGCCCCCCGAGGACTCGGACTCCAGCTTGGACTCAGACTATGAACCCTATGACTTCAGCGCCCAGCCTCCCGTGGCCCTGACTACCTTCTACA ACTCCCAGCGGCACCGGCCCACAGATGAGGAGATCCAGCAGAGCAGGTTCCAGATGCCCCCCTTGGAGGAAG GACTTGAAGAGATGCATGCCTCCCAGGTCCCCCCTGCCAACTCTGGACACTGCATCGCCGACgccccctccctgggccctcAGCACCACCCGAGGACCAAGAGTGGGTCCAGCACATCCTCGGGGGAGGGCTACTGCAATAACCCCAGCGGCAGGCTGCCTCTGTGGAACCCTCAGGCGTTTTCTGCAGAGAAGACCCCCTTCCTGGAGCCGCCCCCCAACTTGGAGCTGGCGGGCTCCCAGACTACTTTTTCGG GGCGCTCGGCGGATGACAGCTCCAGCACCTCCTCTGGGGAGTGGTACCAGAACTTCCAGCCGccgccccagccccctcccaaggAGCAGTTGGAGTATCCAG CGCCCCCCAGTCCCCAGTCTGAATCCACCAGCGAAGACTACGATGACATCGGAGCAGCCTAG
- the CD6 gene encoding T-cell differentiation antigen CD6 isoform X5, with the protein MAPDMWFFLVIAGWLMPTLSGDPSPTPSGLPNTSSAQSQTLEPGALLRVRLANGSSRCSGTVEVRLGTAWEPVCGAPWDRRAAEAVCRALGCGRPGATVQPATLPPELPPGPAAGNASGAPNATQAPAPAVLCNGTEWRLCEVVEGACSSDARPAQVTCSENPELRLVDGGSPCAGRVEMLEDGQWGSVCDDTWDLEDAHVVCRQLSCGWAIQALPGLHFAPGQGPIHRDQVNCSGAESYLQDCPGQPGHGYCGHKEDAGVVCSEHQSWRLTGGTDSCEGQVEVHFHGVWNTVCDSEWYSEEATVLCRALGCGTAAARVPKGLPHSLSGRMYYSCEGTEPTLSDCFWRFNNSNLCRQSQAARVLCSGSRSLLNLSSSEAPTSVQPLTVESSVMVNTEDWESRELMLLILCIVLGVLLLGSFITIAFIFLKVKGKYALPVMANHEHLPTTTPAGINSYQDVPVTISTKEDSQRHRPTDEEIQQSRFQMPPLEEGLEEMHASQVPPANSGHCIADAPSLGPQHHPRTKSGSSTSSGEGYCNNPSGRLPLWNPQAFSAEKTPFLEPPPNLELAGSQTTFSAGRSADDSSSTSSGEWYQNFQPPPQPPPKEQLEYPAPPSPQSESTSEDYDDIGAA; encoded by the exons GTGACCCGTCTCCAACTCCATCTGGCCTGCCCAACACCAGCAGTGCACAGAGCCAGACCTTGGAGCCAG GGGCGCTGCTCCGGGTCCGCCTGGCGAACGGGAGCAGCCGCTGCAGCGGGACGGTGGAGGTGAGGCTCGGGACGGCCTGGGAGCCCGTGTGCGGGGCGCCCTGGGACCGGCGCGCCGCCGAGGCCGTGTGCCGCGCGCTGGGCTGCGGCCGCCCGGGCGCGACCGTGCAGCCCGCAACGCTCCCCCCGGAGCTGCCGCCAGGTCCCGCCGCGGGCAACGCCAGCGGGGCCCCGAACGCCACGCAGGCCCCGGCGCCCGCCGTCCTGTGCAACGGCACCGAGTGGAGGCTTTGCGAGGTGGTGGAGGGAGCGTGCAGCAGCGACGCGAGGCCGGCCCAGGTCACCTGCTCAG AGAACCCTGAGCTGCGGTTAGTGGACGGTGGCAGCCCGTGTGCGGGCCGCGTGGAGATGCTGGAGGATGGCCAATGGGGTTCGGTGTGCGACGACACGTGGGACCTGGAGGATGCCCACGTGGTGTGCCGGCAACTAAGCTGCGGCTGGGCTATCCAGGCCCTGCCTGGCCTGCACTTTGCCCCTGGCCAAGGACCCATCCACCGGGACCAGGTGAACTGCTCCGGGGCCGAGAGTTACCTGCAGGACTGCCCGGGGCAGCCAGGACACGGCTACTGTGGCCACAAGGAGGATGCTGGCGTGGTGTGCTCAG AGCACCAGTCCTGGCGCCTGACCGGGGGCACTGACTCCTGCGAGGGGCAGGTGGAGGTCCACTTCCACGGGGTCTGGAACACAGTGTGTGACAGTGAGTGGTACTCAGAGGAGGCCACAGTGCTCTGCCGGGCCTTGGGCTGTGGGACCGCGGCGGCCAGAGTGCCCAAGGGGCTGCCTCACTCGCTGTCGGGCAGGATGTACTACTCGTGCGAGGGCACGGAGCCCACCCTCTCCGACTGTTTCTGGCGGTTCAACAACTCCAACCTCTGCAGGCAGTCGCAGGCAGCCAGGGTCCTCTGCTCAG GTTCCCGGAGTTTGCTCAATCTGTCTTCTTCTGAGGCCCCTACGAGTGTTCAGCCGCTCACTGTAG AATCTTCTGTGATGGTGAACACAGAGGACTGGGAATCTCGGGAGCTAATGCTCCTCATCCTCTGCATCGTTCTGGGAGTTCTCCTTCTTGGCTCATTCATCACCATAGCCTTCATCTTCTTgaaagttaaaggaaaatatg ccctcccCGTTATGGCGAACCATGAGCATCTACCCACCACCACCCCAGCCGGGATCAATAGTTATCAAGATGTCCCCGTCACCATCTCCACCAAAGAAG ACTCCCAGCGGCACCGGCCCACAGATGAGGAGATCCAGCAGAGCAGGTTCCAGATGCCCCCCTTGGAGGAAG GACTTGAAGAGATGCATGCCTCCCAGGTCCCCCCTGCCAACTCTGGACACTGCATCGCCGACgccccctccctgggccctcAGCACCACCCGAGGACCAAGAGTGGGTCCAGCACATCCTCGGGGGAGGGCTACTGCAATAACCCCAGCGGCAGGCTGCCTCTGTGGAACCCTCAGGCGTTTTCTGCAGAGAAGACCCCCTTCCTGGAGCCGCCCCCCAACTTGGAGCTGGCGGGCTCCCAGACTACTTTTTCGG CAGGGCGCTCGGCGGATGACAGCTCCAGCACCTCCTCTGGGGAGTGGTACCAGAACTTCCAGCCGccgccccagccccctcccaaggAGCAGTTGGAGTATCCAG CGCCCCCCAGTCCCCAGTCTGAATCCACCAGCGAAGACTACGATGACATCGGAGCAGCCTAG
- the CD6 gene encoding T-cell differentiation antigen CD6 isoform X3, translating to MAPDMWFFLVIAGWLMPTLSGDPSPTPSGLPNTSSAQSQTLEPGALLRVRLANGSSRCSGTVEVRLGTAWEPVCGAPWDRRAAEAVCRALGCGRPGATVQPATLPPELPPGPAAGNASGAPNATQAPAPAVLCNGTEWRLCEVVEGACSSDARPAQVTCSENPELRLVDGGSPCAGRVEMLEDGQWGSVCDDTWDLEDAHVVCRQLSCGWAIQALPGLHFAPGQGPIHRDQVNCSGAESYLQDCPGQPGHGYCGHKEDAGVVCSEHQSWRLTGGTDSCEGQVEVHFHGVWNTVCDSEWYSEEATVLCRALGCGTAAARVPKGLPHSLSGRMYYSCEGTEPTLSDCFWRFNNSNLCRQSQAARVLCSGSRSLLNLSSSEAPTSVQPLTVESSVMVNTEDWESRELMLLILCIVLGVLLLGSFITIAFIFLKVKGKYVPNLPVQVQNPPPEDSDSSLDSDYEPYDFSAQPPVALTTFYNSQRHRPTDEEIQQSRFQMPPLEEGLEEMHASQVPPANSGHCIADAPSLGPQHHPRTKSGSSTSSGEGYCNNPSGRLPLWNPQAFSAEKTPFLEPPPNLELAGSQTTFSAGRSADDSSSTSSGEWYQNFQPPPQPPPKEQLEYPAPPSPQSESTSEDYDDIGAA from the exons GTGACCCGTCTCCAACTCCATCTGGCCTGCCCAACACCAGCAGTGCACAGAGCCAGACCTTGGAGCCAG GGGCGCTGCTCCGGGTCCGCCTGGCGAACGGGAGCAGCCGCTGCAGCGGGACGGTGGAGGTGAGGCTCGGGACGGCCTGGGAGCCCGTGTGCGGGGCGCCCTGGGACCGGCGCGCCGCCGAGGCCGTGTGCCGCGCGCTGGGCTGCGGCCGCCCGGGCGCGACCGTGCAGCCCGCAACGCTCCCCCCGGAGCTGCCGCCAGGTCCCGCCGCGGGCAACGCCAGCGGGGCCCCGAACGCCACGCAGGCCCCGGCGCCCGCCGTCCTGTGCAACGGCACCGAGTGGAGGCTTTGCGAGGTGGTGGAGGGAGCGTGCAGCAGCGACGCGAGGCCGGCCCAGGTCACCTGCTCAG AGAACCCTGAGCTGCGGTTAGTGGACGGTGGCAGCCCGTGTGCGGGCCGCGTGGAGATGCTGGAGGATGGCCAATGGGGTTCGGTGTGCGACGACACGTGGGACCTGGAGGATGCCCACGTGGTGTGCCGGCAACTAAGCTGCGGCTGGGCTATCCAGGCCCTGCCTGGCCTGCACTTTGCCCCTGGCCAAGGACCCATCCACCGGGACCAGGTGAACTGCTCCGGGGCCGAGAGTTACCTGCAGGACTGCCCGGGGCAGCCAGGACACGGCTACTGTGGCCACAAGGAGGATGCTGGCGTGGTGTGCTCAG AGCACCAGTCCTGGCGCCTGACCGGGGGCACTGACTCCTGCGAGGGGCAGGTGGAGGTCCACTTCCACGGGGTCTGGAACACAGTGTGTGACAGTGAGTGGTACTCAGAGGAGGCCACAGTGCTCTGCCGGGCCTTGGGCTGTGGGACCGCGGCGGCCAGAGTGCCCAAGGGGCTGCCTCACTCGCTGTCGGGCAGGATGTACTACTCGTGCGAGGGCACGGAGCCCACCCTCTCCGACTGTTTCTGGCGGTTCAACAACTCCAACCTCTGCAGGCAGTCGCAGGCAGCCAGGGTCCTCTGCTCAG GTTCCCGGAGTTTGCTCAATCTGTCTTCTTCTGAGGCCCCTACGAGTGTTCAGCCGCTCACTGTAG AATCTTCTGTGATGGTGAACACAGAGGACTGGGAATCTCGGGAGCTAATGCTCCTCATCCTCTGCATCGTTCTGGGAGTTCTCCTTCTTGGCTCATTCATCACCATAGCCTTCATCTTCTTgaaagttaaaggaaaatatg TTCCCAATCTGCCCGTCCAGGTCCAGAACCCGCCCCCCGAGGACTCGGACTCCAGCTTGGACTCAGACTATGAACCCTATGACTTCAGCGCCCAGCCTCCCGTGGCCCTGACTACCTTCTACA ACTCCCAGCGGCACCGGCCCACAGATGAGGAGATCCAGCAGAGCAGGTTCCAGATGCCCCCCTTGGAGGAAG GACTTGAAGAGATGCATGCCTCCCAGGTCCCCCCTGCCAACTCTGGACACTGCATCGCCGACgccccctccctgggccctcAGCACCACCCGAGGACCAAGAGTGGGTCCAGCACATCCTCGGGGGAGGGCTACTGCAATAACCCCAGCGGCAGGCTGCCTCTGTGGAACCCTCAGGCGTTTTCTGCAGAGAAGACCCCCTTCCTGGAGCCGCCCCCCAACTTGGAGCTGGCGGGCTCCCAGACTACTTTTTCGG CAGGGCGCTCGGCGGATGACAGCTCCAGCACCTCCTCTGGGGAGTGGTACCAGAACTTCCAGCCGccgccccagccccctcccaaggAGCAGTTGGAGTATCCAG CGCCCCCCAGTCCCCAGTCTGAATCCACCAGCGAAGACTACGATGACATCGGAGCAGCCTAG
- the CD6 gene encoding T-cell differentiation antigen CD6 isoform X4, producing MAPDMWFFLVIAGWLMPTLSGDPSPTPSGLPNTSSAQSQTLEPGALLRVRLANGSSRCSGTVEVRLGTAWEPVCGAPWDRRAAEAVCRALGCGRPGATVQPATLPPELPPGPAAGNASGAPNATQAPAPAVLCNGTEWRLCEVVEGACSSDARPAQVTCSENPELRLVDGGSPCAGRVEMLEDGQWGSVCDDTWDLEDAHVVCRQLSCGWAIQALPGLHFAPGQGPIHRDQVNCSGAESYLQDCPGQPGHGYCGHKEDAGVVCSEHQSWRLTGGTDSCEGQVEVHFHGVWNTVCDSEWYSEEATVLCRALGCGTAAARVPKGLPHSLSGRMYYSCEGTEPTLSDCFWRFNNSNLCRQSQAARVLCSGSRSLLNLSSSEAPTSVQPLTVESSVMVNTEDWESRELMLLILCIVLGVLLLGSFITIAFIFLKVKGKYVPNLPVQVQNPPPEDSDSSLDSDYEPYDFSAQPPVALTTFYNSQRHRPTDEEIQQSRFQMPPLEEGLEEMHASQVPPANSGHCIADAPSLGPQHHPRTKSGSSTSSGEGYCNNPSGRLPLWNPQAFSAEKTPFLEPPPNLELAGSQTTFSGRSADDSSSTSSGEWYQNFQPPPQPPPKEQLEYPAPPSPQSESTSEDYDDIGAA from the exons GTGACCCGTCTCCAACTCCATCTGGCCTGCCCAACACCAGCAGTGCACAGAGCCAGACCTTGGAGCCAG GGGCGCTGCTCCGGGTCCGCCTGGCGAACGGGAGCAGCCGCTGCAGCGGGACGGTGGAGGTGAGGCTCGGGACGGCCTGGGAGCCCGTGTGCGGGGCGCCCTGGGACCGGCGCGCCGCCGAGGCCGTGTGCCGCGCGCTGGGCTGCGGCCGCCCGGGCGCGACCGTGCAGCCCGCAACGCTCCCCCCGGAGCTGCCGCCAGGTCCCGCCGCGGGCAACGCCAGCGGGGCCCCGAACGCCACGCAGGCCCCGGCGCCCGCCGTCCTGTGCAACGGCACCGAGTGGAGGCTTTGCGAGGTGGTGGAGGGAGCGTGCAGCAGCGACGCGAGGCCGGCCCAGGTCACCTGCTCAG AGAACCCTGAGCTGCGGTTAGTGGACGGTGGCAGCCCGTGTGCGGGCCGCGTGGAGATGCTGGAGGATGGCCAATGGGGTTCGGTGTGCGACGACACGTGGGACCTGGAGGATGCCCACGTGGTGTGCCGGCAACTAAGCTGCGGCTGGGCTATCCAGGCCCTGCCTGGCCTGCACTTTGCCCCTGGCCAAGGACCCATCCACCGGGACCAGGTGAACTGCTCCGGGGCCGAGAGTTACCTGCAGGACTGCCCGGGGCAGCCAGGACACGGCTACTGTGGCCACAAGGAGGATGCTGGCGTGGTGTGCTCAG AGCACCAGTCCTGGCGCCTGACCGGGGGCACTGACTCCTGCGAGGGGCAGGTGGAGGTCCACTTCCACGGGGTCTGGAACACAGTGTGTGACAGTGAGTGGTACTCAGAGGAGGCCACAGTGCTCTGCCGGGCCTTGGGCTGTGGGACCGCGGCGGCCAGAGTGCCCAAGGGGCTGCCTCACTCGCTGTCGGGCAGGATGTACTACTCGTGCGAGGGCACGGAGCCCACCCTCTCCGACTGTTTCTGGCGGTTCAACAACTCCAACCTCTGCAGGCAGTCGCAGGCAGCCAGGGTCCTCTGCTCAG GTTCCCGGAGTTTGCTCAATCTGTCTTCTTCTGAGGCCCCTACGAGTGTTCAGCCGCTCACTGTAG AATCTTCTGTGATGGTGAACACAGAGGACTGGGAATCTCGGGAGCTAATGCTCCTCATCCTCTGCATCGTTCTGGGAGTTCTCCTTCTTGGCTCATTCATCACCATAGCCTTCATCTTCTTgaaagttaaaggaaaatatg TTCCCAATCTGCCCGTCCAGGTCCAGAACCCGCCCCCCGAGGACTCGGACTCCAGCTTGGACTCAGACTATGAACCCTATGACTTCAGCGCCCAGCCTCCCGTGGCCCTGACTACCTTCTACA ACTCCCAGCGGCACCGGCCCACAGATGAGGAGATCCAGCAGAGCAGGTTCCAGATGCCCCCCTTGGAGGAAG GACTTGAAGAGATGCATGCCTCCCAGGTCCCCCCTGCCAACTCTGGACACTGCATCGCCGACgccccctccctgggccctcAGCACCACCCGAGGACCAAGAGTGGGTCCAGCACATCCTCGGGGGAGGGCTACTGCAATAACCCCAGCGGCAGGCTGCCTCTGTGGAACCCTCAGGCGTTTTCTGCAGAGAAGACCCCCTTCCTGGAGCCGCCCCCCAACTTGGAGCTGGCGGGCTCCCAGACTACTTTTTCGG GGCGCTCGGCGGATGACAGCTCCAGCACCTCCTCTGGGGAGTGGTACCAGAACTTCCAGCCGccgccccagccccctcccaaggAGCAGTTGGAGTATCCAG CGCCCCCCAGTCCCCAGTCTGAATCCACCAGCGAAGACTACGATGACATCGGAGCAGCCTAG